The Corynebacterium poyangense genome includes a window with the following:
- a CDS encoding enoyl-CoA hydratase/isomerase family protein, translating to MALEQEFSTLRCHDDTHALVVELNRPQVRNAIDEVMVTELHQVCAELENNPRVMIITGTEVDVSGKGKRGIFASGADISQLRERRRDDALRGVNSTIFHRISALPMPVIAAIDGYALGGGLELALAADFRVATDRAVFSQPEAGLGIVAAAGALWRLKKAVGEPLAKQMILAGRTLNAQEALEYQLVAGIYPAPELMTAAMDLAGQIAALDPLAVRLSKQLFAMPDSVHPGVDNIAQAICFESAEKFARMDAFLEKRRT from the coding sequence ATGGCCCTAGAACAAGAATTTTCGACGCTTCGTTGCCACGATGACACTCATGCTCTTGTGGTCGAACTCAACCGTCCACAGGTCCGTAACGCCATCGATGAAGTCATGGTGACGGAGCTTCACCAGGTCTGTGCGGAATTAGAAAACAACCCCCGGGTAATGATCATCACCGGAACCGAAGTTGACGTTTCTGGCAAAGGTAAACGCGGTATTTTTGCCTCTGGCGCAGATATTTCTCAGCTCCGAGAACGACGCCGCGACGATGCTTTACGCGGAGTAAACTCAACGATTTTCCACAGAATCAGTGCGTTGCCCATGCCGGTGATAGCCGCTATTGATGGCTATGCCCTCGGCGGTGGTTTGGAGTTAGCTTTAGCCGCTGACTTTCGGGTCGCCACCGACCGGGCAGTTTTTAGCCAACCCGAAGCTGGGCTCGGGATAGTAGCCGCCGCTGGAGCGCTGTGGCGGCTGAAAAAAGCGGTCGGTGAGCCCCTAGCGAAACAGATGATTTTGGCGGGACGCACCCTCAATGCCCAGGAAGCCCTGGAGTATCAGTTAGTGGCGGGAATTTACCCCGCCCCAGAGTTAATGACAGCGGCCATGGATTTAGCCGGACAGATTGCCGCGCTGGATCCCTTAGCCGTGCGCTTGAGTAAACAACTTTTTGCCATGCCTGATTCAGTTCACCCCGGAGTGGACAACATTGCACAAGCCATTTGCTTTGAATCAGCAGAAAAATTTGCCCGGATGGATGCGTTTTTAGAAAAGAGGCGGACATGA
- a CDS encoding 3-hydroxyacyl-CoA dehydrogenase family protein, translated as MSIDALPAKVGVLGGGRMGGGIAHAFLIKGCQVTVVDVSDNAAAAARERIERDVAGSLKRGLDISYDSCLDNLKVSCDMSSFHNCDLIIEAVPEDLQLKQDSFRKISAVAPEALLATNTSSLSVSDLALNAARPENVIGLHFFNPVPASKLVEIIVTHNTREELVAEARDWVKALDKTPVVVKDAPGFASSRLGVAIALEAMRMVEEGVASAEDIDAAMVLGYKFPIGPLALTDIVGLDVRLGIAEYLQETLGERFAPPAILRDKVEKDQLGRKTGQGFYSY; from the coding sequence ATGAGCATTGATGCACTGCCGGCAAAAGTCGGAGTTTTAGGTGGCGGACGAATGGGCGGAGGAATAGCTCACGCCTTTCTCATTAAAGGCTGCCAGGTAACAGTGGTTGATGTCTCCGACAACGCTGCCGCTGCTGCCCGAGAGCGGATAGAACGAGACGTGGCCGGTTCTCTCAAACGTGGATTGGACATTTCCTATGATAGTTGTTTAGACAACTTAAAGGTTAGCTGCGATATGTCTAGTTTCCATAACTGTGACCTCATCATTGAAGCAGTACCCGAGGATTTACAGCTGAAGCAGGATTCTTTCCGGAAAATTTCAGCAGTAGCCCCGGAGGCCCTTCTCGCCACGAACACATCATCTCTTTCGGTGAGTGATCTGGCCCTCAACGCTGCGCGTCCAGAAAATGTTATTGGCCTGCATTTCTTTAATCCGGTTCCAGCTTCAAAGTTGGTGGAAATTATTGTGACTCACAACACTCGGGAAGAGTTAGTGGCCGAAGCTCGAGACTGGGTCAAAGCGCTTGATAAAACCCCCGTGGTAGTCAAAGACGCCCCTGGTTTTGCCTCCTCGCGACTTGGGGTGGCCATAGCTCTTGAAGCCATGCGGATGGTGGAAGAAGGAGTAGCCAGCGCTGAAGATATTGATGCCGCTATGGTCCTAGGATACAAATTCCCCATTGGGCCACTAGCGCTTACGGACATCGTAGGGCTCGACGTCCGGCTGGGGATTGCAGAATATCTCCAGGAAACCCTCGGAGAAAGATTTGCACCCCCGGCCATATTGCGTGACAAGGTAGAAAAAGACCAGTTAGGGCGCAAAACTGGGCAGGGTTTTTATAGCTATTAG
- a CDS encoding PaaI family thioesterase: protein MSHSDSSPTPGVPWQIVLGELDKKMGVEILSQSAKKVVASMPVSGNRQSFGLLHGGAMVCLAEAVGSWAAVIHASTLGKVAVGVDINATHHSSGREGQVIATATALHLGKRLCSHEVVIADDHGRRLCTARITNALVEPRSSTPSEA, encoded by the coding sequence ATGTCTCATTCTGACTCCTCCCCCACCCCGGGTGTGCCCTGGCAGATTGTGTTAGGGGAACTAGATAAGAAAATGGGAGTAGAGATTCTGAGCCAGAGTGCCAAGAAAGTAGTGGCCTCTATGCCGGTCTCCGGGAATAGGCAGTCATTCGGGCTTCTTCACGGTGGCGCCATGGTGTGTTTGGCTGAGGCGGTAGGCAGTTGGGCTGCGGTTATTCATGCTTCCACCTTGGGCAAAGTGGCAGTGGGGGTCGACATCAACGCAACCCACCATTCTTCCGGTCGCGAAGGCCAGGTTATAGCCACAGCCACAGCCCTTCACCTCGGCAAACGCCTATGCTCCCATGAGGTGGTGATCGCCGACGATCATGGTCGGCGCTTATGCACCGCTCGGATCACCAACGCCCTAGTAGAGCCACGATCCTCCACCCCATCAGAGGCCTAG
- the paaZ gene encoding phenylacetic acid degradation bifunctional protein PaaZ — protein MTTPHIARAILHDDEPTVLPSYLKDQWVWPQEGGRISDISDPATGARIARATTTGLDSQGAVEHGRRCGHENLAKLSFHDRALILKDLALYLQEHKEQLYQISYHTGATSRDHLIDVDGGIGTLFVFSSKGRREMPNSTVMIDGSAEQLSRDGTFLGEHIYTPIPGVAVQINAFNFPVWGFLEKFAPAFIAGVPTILKPATPTSYVAAACVELMINSGLLPDGSLQLISGSAGDLLSHLDYRDHVAFTGSAGTAAMLRKQVADGVRFSAEADSLNAAILGEGVSVEDPEFDAYIRTLFGEISAKAGQKCTAIRRALVPESMVEAVVSALSQRINDKIIVGNPQDDATTMGPVVSLEQAEDVKAATQRLIEAGGVLKLGGPNAIDGAFVPPTILSFDGDNRWAEAVHTVEAFGPVVSVVAYHDRHEAIELAARGGGSLVATVCTHDAEEAAAYAQGIAAHHGRLHFLDRDDARSTTGHGSPLPHLIHGGPGRAGGGEELGGVRGIKHYMQRSAIQGTPDHLTAITGQWHRGARVNKVTRAEVDAGTGTHPFRKSLAELRIGDQFASDLRTVELKDILDFAHTTGDTFYAHTDEEAAMANPFFPRRVAHGYLLVSWAAGLFVEPQPGPVLANYGLENLRFITPVTYGDAIRVELTAKRITPRVTDDYGEVAWDTVLYNQNDEIVAQYDVLTLVEKEHLTYG, from the coding sequence ATGACTACACCCCACATTGCGCGCGCTATCCTTCACGATGATGAACCCACCGTACTTCCCAGTTACCTCAAAGATCAGTGGGTATGGCCACAAGAGGGCGGAAGAATTAGTGATATTAGTGATCCAGCCACTGGGGCAAGAATCGCCCGAGCTACCACTACTGGGCTGGATTCTCAGGGCGCGGTAGAGCACGGACGCCGTTGCGGCCACGAAAATTTAGCCAAGCTCAGCTTTCATGACCGCGCTCTTATTCTCAAGGATCTGGCGTTATACCTGCAAGAACACAAAGAACAGCTGTACCAGATTTCCTATCACACCGGGGCAACCTCCCGAGATCACCTCATTGATGTTGATGGTGGGATTGGCACTCTCTTTGTGTTTTCCTCTAAAGGTCGCCGTGAAATGCCTAACTCTACCGTGATGATCGACGGCAGCGCCGAGCAATTATCGCGAGATGGAACCTTCCTCGGTGAGCACATCTACACCCCAATCCCAGGCGTCGCAGTACAAATCAACGCTTTCAACTTCCCGGTTTGGGGGTTCCTGGAGAAATTTGCTCCCGCGTTTATTGCCGGGGTGCCCACCATCCTTAAGCCTGCGACTCCTACTAGTTATGTGGCGGCTGCGTGCGTCGAACTTATGATAAATTCCGGGCTTCTTCCTGACGGTTCGCTCCAACTCATCAGCGGTTCCGCTGGTGACCTGCTATCTCACCTGGATTATCGAGATCACGTAGCCTTTACCGGTTCCGCCGGAACCGCGGCAATGTTGCGTAAACAAGTAGCAGATGGTGTCCGGTTCAGCGCGGAAGCAGATTCTTTGAACGCAGCTATTCTGGGCGAGGGGGTCAGCGTCGAGGACCCTGAATTTGATGCCTATATTCGGACCCTCTTTGGGGAAATCAGTGCCAAAGCGGGTCAAAAGTGTACCGCTATCCGGCGCGCATTGGTGCCCGAATCCATGGTGGAGGCTGTGGTCTCTGCGCTATCACAGCGCATAAATGACAAAATCATCGTGGGAAATCCTCAGGATGATGCCACCACCATGGGGCCAGTGGTATCCCTGGAGCAAGCTGAGGATGTCAAAGCAGCAACGCAGCGGCTTATTGAGGCTGGTGGAGTCCTCAAACTTGGTGGTCCGAACGCTATTGATGGGGCCTTTGTTCCGCCCACTATCCTCAGCTTTGATGGTGATAACCGCTGGGCAGAAGCCGTGCATACGGTAGAAGCCTTTGGTCCAGTGGTATCAGTTGTGGCCTACCATGATCGACACGAAGCTATAGAATTGGCTGCTCGTGGTGGTGGATCCTTGGTGGCTACCGTGTGTACCCATGATGCTGAGGAAGCGGCGGCCTATGCTCAAGGGATTGCAGCCCACCACGGGCGCCTGCACTTCCTGGATCGAGACGATGCCCGAAGTACCACTGGACATGGATCACCCCTGCCTCATCTGATCCATGGTGGGCCAGGGCGCGCCGGTGGAGGGGAAGAACTTGGGGGAGTCCGCGGAATCAAACACTATATGCAGCGCAGCGCCATTCAAGGAACGCCAGACCACCTCACCGCTATTACTGGCCAGTGGCATCGTGGAGCCCGCGTTAACAAAGTCACCCGTGCTGAAGTTGATGCTGGCACCGGTACGCACCCCTTCCGTAAATCCCTCGCTGAACTACGCATCGGGGATCAATTTGCCTCGGACCTGCGGACCGTTGAGCTGAAGGATATTCTCGATTTTGCCCACACCACTGGTGATACGTTCTATGCGCATACCGATGAAGAAGCTGCGATGGCTAACCCCTTCTTCCCACGTCGCGTAGCTCACGGCTACCTGTTGGTGTCCTGGGCAGCCGGACTTTTCGTAGAACCTCAGCCCGGCCCGGTTCTAGCTAATTACGGGCTAGAGAATCTACGCTTTATTACCCCGGTAACCTACGGTGATGCCATAAGAGTGGAACTTACTGCTAAGCGCATTACGCCCCGAGTCACCGATGACTATGGCGAAGTTGCCTGGGATACGGTGCTTTATAACCAGAATGATGAGATAGTCGCACAGTATGACGTGCTGACGCTGGTAGAAAAAGAACACCTCACCTATGGCTAA
- a CDS encoding VanZ family protein — translation MSTTNRRVSHAWVNYLLLAYVGVILALTLCKRWYRIGYLWRPENQEHRSLELIPFEQIWTSTTWFSPIFDLVGNVLLFLPLGFLLSCRIQWSLRKIIMVGAAFSLAIEISQFILGAGRTDTDDFLLNTVGTALGALFHQRFASPTIQKITLGIIALAVCSFLLTVGLTPIFYPADQFPVRPIPPS, via the coding sequence ATGAGTACCACAAACCGTAGAGTCTCCCACGCCTGGGTGAATTATCTGCTCTTAGCCTACGTGGGAGTGATTCTGGCACTCACTCTTTGTAAACGCTGGTATCGCATTGGCTACCTCTGGCGCCCAGAGAACCAAGAACACCGCAGCTTAGAACTAATCCCCTTCGAACAGATCTGGACCAGTACCACGTGGTTCAGTCCAATTTTTGACCTAGTAGGTAACGTCCTACTCTTTCTACCGCTGGGATTTTTGCTGTCTTGCCGAATTCAATGGTCGCTACGAAAAATCATTATGGTGGGGGCGGCTTTCAGCCTCGCGATTGAAATTAGTCAATTCATTCTTGGAGCCGGACGCACCGATACCGATGATTTTCTTCTCAACACCGTTGGCACCGCACTGGGAGCGTTGTTCCACCAGAGATTCGCTAGCCCCACCATCCAGAAGATCACCCTCGGAATCATTGCTCTAGCGGTGTGTTCCTTCCTCCTCACGGTGGGATTAACCCCAATCTTCTATCCGGCAGACCAGTTCCCCGTCCGCCCTATCCCACCCAGCTAA
- a CDS encoding NAD(P)H-hydrate epimerase: MQPQHLAAPLFRVAHIRAAEAPLLQEQTHPDQLMRSAAHAVAETAQMMLRRTDCKNVLLLVGSGGNGGDALYAGVELLSDGVDVAAYLLYPEKTYQSAWEAFCAAGGRAIDQHELTAKPWGLVIDGLLGIGARGGLRAEAQDIVAAVSESAAPVLAVDIPSGVDADTGHAGQLHLSADLTVTFGGLRYAHALSPTCGLVLLGNPHLPGQLQRSIQAELATDAPSDAAVLYAWRTENIPDLSEPRRRGASLEPIPLYPRFPRQEPSIDDDKYSGGVVGIAAGSAKYRGAATLCTAGALRATSSMVRYAGDCWERVVATHPEVVATATLTDCGRVQTWVFGPGRGLDSTAREELSFLLAQPEPLIIDADGISLLAQDSALLGALKDSTSTGRTIILTPHAGEFSRLAAAINTGSGDSSMPDVENDSLLSVRSLAGYLGATILLKGRTSIISTEQQSLIVNCGNSWAATPGSGDVLAGVLGALVARYEARNKRSDTDVSRETLLDVVGEAVILHARAAALASENIYGQAPISAVQLAKAIPLAWTKELNNPEN, encoded by the coding sequence ATGCAACCCCAGCATCTTGCCGCACCACTGTTCCGGGTCGCCCACATCCGCGCAGCGGAGGCGCCTCTGCTCCAGGAGCAAACTCATCCCGATCAGCTCATGCGTTCGGCAGCACACGCCGTCGCGGAAACAGCCCAGATGATGCTGCGCCGGACCGACTGCAAGAACGTGTTGCTTCTGGTGGGATCCGGCGGCAATGGCGGCGATGCTCTCTATGCCGGAGTTGAGCTGCTCAGCGACGGGGTGGACGTCGCTGCTTATCTGCTCTACCCAGAAAAAACTTACCAATCAGCTTGGGAGGCTTTTTGTGCCGCTGGAGGTCGGGCAATAGATCAACATGAGCTGACGGCAAAGCCCTGGGGTTTGGTGATTGACGGGCTCTTAGGGATCGGTGCTCGGGGTGGTCTTCGTGCAGAAGCGCAGGATATTGTCGCGGCGGTATCCGAATCTGCAGCACCGGTGTTAGCGGTAGATATCCCTTCCGGTGTTGACGCCGACACCGGACACGCTGGTCAACTTCATCTTTCCGCTGACCTCACCGTGACGTTCGGCGGCCTGCGCTACGCCCACGCGCTTTCTCCGACGTGTGGTTTAGTTCTTCTGGGGAATCCGCATCTTCCCGGCCAGCTCCAGCGAAGCATTCAAGCGGAATTAGCAACTGACGCGCCATCTGACGCCGCTGTTCTCTACGCCTGGCGAACAGAAAACATACCCGATCTTAGTGAGCCTCGTCGTCGCGGAGCATCCCTTGAGCCTATTCCCCTTTATCCCCGTTTCCCCCGGCAAGAACCCAGCATCGACGACGATAAGTACAGCGGTGGGGTAGTGGGAATTGCGGCCGGGTCGGCGAAATATCGCGGTGCCGCTACTCTATGCACTGCCGGGGCGCTACGAGCTACTAGCTCGATGGTTCGCTATGCCGGAGACTGTTGGGAACGGGTCGTGGCGACTCATCCAGAGGTGGTAGCCACAGCGACACTAACTGACTGTGGCCGAGTTCAAACCTGGGTTTTTGGCCCTGGTAGAGGGCTAGATTCCACAGCCCGTGAGGAGCTTTCTTTCCTTCTTGCCCAGCCTGAACCCCTGATAATTGATGCCGATGGGATCAGTCTGCTTGCGCAAGATTCAGCTCTCCTTGGTGCGTTAAAAGACTCGACGTCAACCGGCCGCACAATTATCCTCACCCCTCACGCCGGGGAGTTTTCTCGATTGGCTGCCGCCATTAACACTGGTTCAGGAGATAGTTCCATGCCGGACGTGGAAAACGATAGCTTGTTGTCTGTGCGTAGCCTGGCTGGCTACCTAGGGGCAACCATCCTCTTAAAGGGGCGAACCAGCATTATCAGTACCGAACAACAATCGTTGATCGTGAATTGCGGTAACTCCTGGGCAGCAACCCCTGGATCAGGAGACGTGTTGGCCGGTGTACTAGGCGCACTCGTGGCTCGTTATGAAGCGCGAAATAAAAGATCCGACACCGATGTTTCACGTGAAACCTTGCTTGACGTAGTGGGTGAAGCTGTTATTCTCCACGCCAGAGCAGCAGCACTAGCCTCTGAAAACATATATGGACAAGCTCCAATCAGTGCTGTTCAGTTAGCTAAAGCGATACCCCTAGCGTGGACGAAAGAACTGAACAACCCGGAAAACTAA
- a CDS encoding MFS transporter: MNSPTATSHRLTAAGRRALIAAITGSLIEWYDYALYGAAAAVVIGPLFFNGSPIGAQLASFATFAVGFLARPLGGIVIGHIGDRYGRRPAMLIAILMMGFATVAIGLLPTTAVLGSFAPALLVLFRLIQGLGAGAELAGAMTIVAEFAPPHRRGLLTSLVLATPPTGIVVATGAFLLAASQGDEILLGWAWRIPFLISILLFALAVFIRHKLEETPEYVAAMAHHEEKKKDHLLPLNRLISVHPIEVLLGFLSVTGHNALNYTMAVYALSFMTSPDIGMSRSSALTAVMVGTLFGTITTPAGGIAADRLGASRVLALGSGLGALFAFPLMFGLASGSLVWATLVIALGYGVIIAMTSGAQGAFLASLFPPAERYSGIALARELNGAIVAGFTPLILTWVRTHSGNATFVPALAIALCLATSCLAVVVGGSRARH; the protein is encoded by the coding sequence ATGAATTCCCCGACCGCGACTTCTCATCGCCTTACTGCTGCCGGGCGGCGAGCTCTTATTGCCGCCATCACCGGATCTCTTATTGAATGGTATGACTATGCACTGTACGGCGCCGCTGCCGCTGTAGTTATTGGCCCCTTATTCTTCAATGGCTCGCCTATTGGCGCTCAACTAGCTTCCTTCGCTACTTTTGCCGTAGGTTTCCTTGCCCGTCCGCTAGGGGGAATAGTCATAGGGCATATTGGCGACCGCTATGGACGTCGCCCTGCCATGCTGATTGCCATTCTCATGATGGGATTCGCGACGGTAGCAATAGGTCTTCTTCCTACCACCGCTGTTCTCGGGTCTTTTGCACCTGCTCTCTTGGTGCTGTTTCGCCTCATCCAAGGCTTGGGCGCTGGCGCCGAACTAGCCGGAGCAATGACTATTGTCGCTGAATTTGCGCCTCCACATCGTCGGGGTTTGTTAACCTCCCTTGTTCTAGCTACTCCGCCCACAGGCATAGTGGTAGCCACTGGTGCTTTTCTTCTAGCTGCTTCTCAAGGTGATGAAATCCTCCTCGGTTGGGCGTGGCGAATCCCCTTCCTCATCTCAATCCTCCTTTTCGCATTGGCGGTGTTTATTCGCCATAAACTAGAAGAAACCCCTGAGTACGTAGCCGCGATGGCGCATCATGAAGAAAAGAAGAAAGATCATCTTCTCCCGCTCAATCGATTAATTTCTGTTCATCCCATAGAAGTACTCCTAGGTTTCCTTAGTGTCACCGGACATAATGCCTTGAATTACACCATGGCTGTGTATGCACTTTCCTTCATGACATCTCCTGACATCGGAATGTCACGATCCTCCGCCCTGACTGCGGTGATGGTGGGAACTCTGTTCGGGACTATCACCACCCCCGCAGGCGGTATCGCCGCTGATCGTCTTGGGGCTTCCAGAGTTCTCGCGCTAGGCTCTGGGCTCGGGGCACTTTTCGCTTTCCCACTGATGTTTGGCCTAGCTAGCGGATCCCTTGTCTGGGCAACGTTAGTGATTGCCCTAGGTTATGGCGTAATCATCGCCATGACTTCCGGGGCGCAAGGCGCGTTCCTCGCTAGTTTGTTCCCACCTGCGGAACGATATAGCGGTATAGCCTTGGCACGAGAACTCAATGGGGCAATAGTCGCCGGCTTTACCCCCTTGATTCTGACCTGGGTCCGCACCCACTCAGGAAACGCTACCTTTGTCCCTGCATTAGCTATTGCATTGTGTTTGGCTACTTCTTGTCTCGCCGTTGTGGTAGGAGGCTCCCGGGCACGACATTAA
- a CDS encoding alpha-hydroxy acid oxidase translates to MKRQIPQISELLPLMHFARPSLDRRAARLARAASVEDLRVIARRRTPKPAFDYVDGAAVDERTADRTREAFLNCELVPRVLQGHGDVDLSTTIAGGPSALPFGIAPTGFTRFMHAEGEDGGAAAAASHGIPFSLSTMGTRSIEEVAQIAGAGRKWFQLYLWRDREASQDLLRRAADNGFDTLLVTVDTPVAGQRLRDARNGMTIPPKLTLSTVVDAAWRPEWWFNFLTTEPLTFASLSDTTHELPTLINSMFDPTINMDDLAWIRKNWQGKLLVKGILTPADALMVLDAGADGIVVSSHGGRQLDRAPIPLQALPAIRAAVGNDVDILYDSGVRSGNDVAIALALGADFCLIGRAYLYGLMAGGREGVDKVIDLIANELRISLHLLGVSGVQELNRDHVRTPWDKSEEDPATFQA, encoded by the coding sequence GTGAAACGTCAAATCCCTCAAATCTCAGAATTACTTCCACTCATGCACTTCGCTCGGCCTTCCCTCGACCGTCGGGCAGCGCGGCTAGCTCGCGCAGCAAGCGTAGAAGACCTCCGTGTGATCGCACGTCGCCGCACTCCCAAACCTGCCTTTGATTATGTGGATGGGGCAGCAGTCGACGAACGAACTGCAGACCGCACTAGAGAAGCCTTCCTCAACTGTGAACTTGTTCCTCGGGTACTGCAGGGCCACGGAGACGTCGATCTCAGCACCACTATCGCTGGTGGCCCTTCAGCACTTCCTTTTGGCATCGCACCCACCGGATTTACTCGTTTTATGCATGCGGAAGGAGAAGATGGTGGAGCCGCCGCAGCAGCTTCTCACGGTATTCCCTTTAGCCTTTCCACTATGGGTACACGGAGTATAGAAGAAGTTGCCCAGATCGCCGGGGCAGGGAGGAAATGGTTTCAGCTTTACCTCTGGCGCGACCGAGAAGCCTCCCAAGATTTGCTCCGCCGAGCTGCTGACAATGGTTTCGACACCCTCTTGGTAACCGTTGATACCCCGGTAGCAGGACAACGGCTCAGAGACGCCCGAAACGGGATGACTATTCCCCCCAAACTCACCTTGTCCACCGTGGTTGACGCAGCTTGGCGTCCAGAATGGTGGTTCAATTTCCTTACTACTGAACCGCTTACCTTTGCGTCACTCAGTGATACCACGCATGAGCTACCAACCCTGATCAACTCCATGTTTGACCCCACCATCAATATGGATGATTTAGCCTGGATCAGGAAGAATTGGCAAGGAAAGCTTCTTGTAAAAGGCATCCTTACGCCAGCCGATGCCCTCATGGTGCTCGATGCCGGAGCAGACGGCATCGTGGTTTCCTCTCACGGCGGGCGTCAGCTCGACCGAGCTCCAATCCCACTTCAAGCGCTACCTGCTATTAGGGCAGCTGTCGGTAATGATGTTGACATTCTCTACGACTCTGGCGTGCGCTCCGGTAATGACGTGGCCATCGCTTTAGCCCTCGGCGCAGACTTCTGTCTGATCGGCAGAGCCTATCTTTACGGTTTGATGGCTGGTGGCCGGGAAGGAGTCGATAAAGTCATTGACCTTATTGCCAACGAACTGAGGATTAGTTTGCATCTTCTTGGGGTATCCGGAGTCCAGGAACTAAACCGTGATCATGTGCGGACCCCGTGGGATAAATCTGAAGAAGATCCCGCCACCTTCCAAGCGTAG
- a CDS encoding adenosylmethionine--8-amino-7-oxononanoate transaminase has translation MRTEDLTRFDAQHVWHPYGPLPSAVPALPVVATEGSYIELADGRKLIDGMSSWWAAAHGHSHPKLVKAATTQATTMSHVMFGGLTHEPAVNLAQDLVALSDDPLECVFFSDSGSISVEVAIKMALQYARATGHPERNRIMTWRGGYHGDTHWPMSVCDPDGGMHSLWSGALTPQVFAPRPPTRGSSDQDISAYLKEFESHLQDNVAAVIIEPVVQGAGGMRFHDEALVRGVKEICQRHERLFIADEIATGFGRAGYLFCTSNPGADATPDILCVGKALTGGFCTLAATITTREIAETISREHGGIMHGPTFMANPLACAVGHAAMGIIKTGEWKKQVPRIETQLQQGLSPLASHENVADVRVLGAIGVVEMKKPVDMVSATAAAVSAGVWLRPFGKLVYTMPMYPSTAEEIEKISQAITAIVEAQS, from the coding sequence GTGAGAACTGAGGATCTAACTCGCTTTGACGCCCAGCACGTCTGGCACCCGTATGGACCACTTCCTTCCGCTGTTCCAGCTTTACCCGTGGTTGCAACCGAAGGAAGTTACATCGAACTGGCTGATGGTAGGAAACTCATCGATGGAATGAGCTCCTGGTGGGCGGCAGCACATGGGCACTCCCACCCAAAGCTAGTCAAAGCTGCAACTACCCAAGCCACCACGATGAGCCATGTCATGTTTGGGGGACTTACTCACGAACCCGCAGTTAACCTCGCTCAAGACCTCGTCGCGCTTAGTGATGATCCTCTTGAATGTGTATTCTTTTCTGATTCCGGTTCCATCTCCGTGGAAGTAGCAATCAAAATGGCCTTGCAATATGCACGCGCCACCGGTCACCCCGAACGTAACCGGATCATGACCTGGCGAGGTGGATACCACGGTGACACTCACTGGCCCATGAGTGTGTGTGATCCCGACGGCGGTATGCACTCACTGTGGTCAGGTGCCCTCACCCCCCAGGTTTTTGCTCCTCGACCCCCAACACGAGGTTCTTCTGACCAAGACATCAGCGCCTATCTCAAGGAATTTGAATCTCATCTCCAAGACAACGTCGCTGCGGTCATCATTGAACCGGTAGTCCAAGGAGCCGGCGGGATGCGCTTCCATGATGAAGCACTAGTCCGAGGAGTAAAAGAGATCTGTCAACGCCACGAACGGCTATTCATAGCCGATGAAATCGCTACTGGTTTCGGTCGAGCCGGCTATTTATTTTGCACCAGCAACCCCGGCGCCGACGCCACTCCGGATATTCTCTGCGTGGGCAAGGCCTTAACCGGAGGTTTTTGCACCCTAGCCGCCACCATTACTACTCGAGAAATCGCGGAGACTATCTCGCGTGAGCATGGCGGCATTATGCATGGGCCGACGTTTATGGCCAATCCCTTAGCGTGCGCTGTCGGACATGCGGCGATGGGCATCATCAAAACGGGGGAATGGAAAAAACAAGTCCCTCGGATCGAGACTCAGCTTCAGCAGGGGCTTTCTCCTCTTGCGTCCCATGAAAACGTTGCAGACGTTCGGGTGTTGGGAGCTATCGGAGTGGTGGAAATGAAAAAACCCGTGGATATGGTGTCCGCTACTGCAGCTGCCGTATCGGCGGGGGTGTGGCTACGTCCATTCGGGAAACTGGTCTACACCATGCCGATGTATCCCAGCACCGCCGAAGAGATAGAGAAGATTTCTCAGGCAATTACCGCTATCGTGGAGGCACAATCATGA